A region of Pelagicoccus sp. SDUM812003 DNA encodes the following proteins:
- a CDS encoding acetolactate synthase large subunit: MKASDLFIKALENEGVEYIFGVPGEENLDFLDSLRKSGKIKLVLTRHEQAAGFMAATYGRLTGRPGVCLSTLGPGATNFVTAAAYAQLGAMPMIMISGQKPIMRSKQGRFQIVDVVGLMKPLTKLSSQIVSGRMIPSIVRESFRTAATERPGAVYLELPEDVARDEVLDTNLFERSTRRYATASDEVLRLAAEKIVEANSPLVLIGAGANRKQVRDSVEAFIDRSSMYWFSTQMGLGVVDSRHPRFLGTAALSELDYLHCAIDQADLIVNIGHDVVEKPPFLMEHGGKEVIHVNYFPAQVDEVYFPQLEVVGDIGKSLERLTELVAPNPYWDFSYFERVQDLLKERTSANSDDERFPVVPQRFVADVRSALPEDGIVTLDNGIYKVWFARSYPVCQPNTLLLDNALATMGAGLPSAIAAKLIHPERKVISVCGDGGFMMNSQELETAVRLGIDLVVLVLRDNAYGMIKWKQAGMGFENWGLDYGNPDFVAYAASYGARSVRVESVDELKKCLERGLEEGGVWLVELPVDYSENERVLVKELREKACLV, from the coding sequence ATGAAAGCGTCAGATTTATTTATCAAAGCGTTGGAGAATGAAGGTGTTGAGTACATCTTTGGAGTACCAGGAGAGGAGAATCTAGACTTTCTCGATTCATTGAGAAAATCGGGCAAAATCAAGCTCGTGCTCACTCGGCATGAGCAGGCCGCCGGATTCATGGCCGCGACCTATGGTCGCTTGACCGGCCGTCCTGGGGTTTGTTTGTCGACGCTCGGCCCGGGCGCGACGAATTTCGTGACAGCAGCCGCGTACGCTCAATTGGGAGCGATGCCGATGATAATGATCAGTGGACAGAAACCGATCATGCGAAGCAAGCAAGGGCGATTTCAGATTGTGGATGTCGTAGGCTTGATGAAGCCGCTGACGAAGCTGTCGAGCCAGATTGTGAGTGGGAGAATGATCCCAAGCATCGTCCGCGAATCGTTTCGCACCGCAGCGACGGAGCGTCCGGGAGCGGTATATTTAGAACTTCCTGAGGACGTAGCCCGTGATGAGGTGTTGGATACGAATCTGTTTGAACGTTCCACCCGCCGCTATGCGACCGCTTCCGATGAGGTGCTACGTTTGGCCGCAGAAAAGATTGTTGAGGCCAACAGTCCGCTGGTGCTAATCGGGGCCGGAGCTAATCGCAAGCAGGTGCGAGACAGTGTCGAGGCGTTCATCGATCGTTCGAGTATGTATTGGTTTAGTACGCAGATGGGCCTCGGAGTTGTCGACTCAAGGCATCCAAGATTTCTTGGGACAGCAGCGTTGTCGGAGCTCGACTACCTGCATTGCGCCATTGATCAAGCTGATCTCATCGTGAATATAGGTCACGACGTAGTCGAGAAGCCCCCGTTTCTGATGGAGCACGGAGGGAAGGAAGTGATCCATGTTAACTACTTTCCAGCGCAGGTCGACGAGGTCTACTTTCCCCAACTGGAAGTGGTCGGAGACATAGGCAAGTCGCTCGAGCGTTTGACTGAACTCGTCGCTCCGAATCCGTATTGGGACTTTTCATACTTTGAGCGCGTCCAGGACTTGCTGAAGGAAAGGACGAGCGCGAATTCTGACGACGAGCGTTTTCCCGTAGTGCCTCAGAGGTTTGTAGCAGATGTTAGATCAGCTCTTCCCGAAGATGGAATCGTCACGCTCGACAACGGTATCTACAAGGTCTGGTTTGCACGTTCGTACCCTGTGTGTCAGCCCAATACATTGCTATTAGACAACGCTCTGGCTACCATGGGGGCGGGCCTGCCTTCCGCGATTGCAGCGAAACTGATCCACCCGGAACGAAAGGTGATTTCCGTGTGTGGTGATGGAGGCTTTATGATGAACTCGCAAGAGCTCGAAACCGCTGTGAGGCTCGGTATCGATTTGGTCGTTCTAGTCCTGCGAGACAATGCCTACGGCATGATCAAGTGGAAGCAAGCGGGCATGGGATTTGAGAATTGGGGACTCGACTATGGGAACCCTGATTTTGTCGCCTACGCCGCGAGTTATGGGGCTCGTAGCGTGCGAGTCGAAAGCGTTGACGAACTCAAGAAATGCTTAGAGCGAGGGCTTGAAGAAGGAGGCGTTTGGCTTGTGGAGTTGCCTGTGGATTACTCGGAAAACGAGCGTGTACTGGTAAAAGAACTACGCGAGAAAGCGTGTCTCGTCTAG
- a CDS encoding DoxX family protein: MKTIFSKLVSVSIALILAQSLYFKFSAHPDSVAIFRELGMGDSGRILIGVLELIAATFLIVPKGQAWGGLLAWGLMTGAMIGHWSQLGWVGDRGILGALGIYCWVGSAVVVALNIKRIPVLGDWRQE; encoded by the coding sequence ATGAAGACGATATTTTCAAAATTAGTGAGCGTGAGCATCGCGTTGATCCTCGCTCAGAGTTTATACTTCAAGTTTTCGGCTCATCCGGATTCGGTAGCGATTTTCAGAGAACTGGGCATGGGGGATAGTGGTAGAATCCTTATCGGCGTACTCGAACTGATCGCCGCTACCTTCTTGATTGTTCCAAAGGGTCAAGCCTGGGGCGGATTGTTAGCCTGGGGGTTGATGACTGGAGCTATGATAGGGCACTGGTCGCAACTCGGTTGGGTCGGAGACCGTGGGATATTGGGAGCGCTCGGAATTTATTGCTGGGTGGGCTCTGCCGTGGTGGTCGCCCTAAATATAAAGCGAATACCTGTATTGGGTGATTGGAGACAAGAGTAG
- a CDS encoding FMN-binding glutamate synthase family protein: MSKSLHVDLHKLANFVNIALPLSVGIFAIAGELVSFYFHFLTVAAFFLSLVNGFYLLGQKEHTLLRNFGILGQGRYLLESIGPELRQYLLSNDREERPFDRQVRSEVYRKAKNIDSASSFGSQDAFDASEIKIRHSMFPASKERLEPFSLIYGEERGLETAYTIQRPIMISAMSFGALGERAVRSLARGAKLAGIPMNTGEGGYPKYHLMEGCDLIFQIGTTKFGVRDEEGLLDDAKLRSLASMEQIKMIEIKLSQGAKPGKGGLLPKEKITAEISELRGVPLGSDVVSPTFHPECSSPSATVQFIKRVQDVSGLPVGIKLCLSSPEEFTLLVCEMKLQEVFPDFITLDGAEGGTGAAPKAFLDKVGTPLLDALWQVNSILEREGVRGRLKLNASGKLVTPASQMLAFALGADAVYTARGFMMALGCIQALQCGNNTCPIGITTHDPRLQKGIDIGSKALRVKNFVDNVEHDLEELLASTGKTRFNDLNTENLHIPKLSQLSGYVEEALQVETKRASESDSLISA; this comes from the coding sequence ATGTCTAAGAGCCTACACGTTGATTTACATAAGCTGGCGAACTTCGTTAACATCGCGCTTCCTCTGTCCGTCGGCATTTTTGCAATCGCAGGGGAGCTTGTCTCCTTCTATTTCCACTTCCTCACCGTAGCAGCTTTCTTCCTGTCTTTGGTGAATGGTTTCTACTTGCTGGGGCAGAAGGAGCACACCTTGCTCAGGAATTTTGGAATTCTGGGCCAAGGGCGATATTTGCTCGAAAGCATCGGTCCTGAGCTGAGGCAGTATCTGCTTTCCAATGACAGGGAGGAACGACCGTTTGACCGCCAGGTACGTTCGGAAGTTTATCGCAAGGCGAAGAACATCGATTCAGCGAGCTCTTTTGGATCTCAGGATGCGTTTGACGCTTCGGAGATAAAGATTCGGCATTCCATGTTCCCTGCATCGAAGGAGCGTCTGGAGCCATTCTCGCTTATCTATGGCGAAGAAAGAGGACTGGAAACCGCCTATACTATTCAGCGGCCGATTATGATCAGCGCGATGAGTTTCGGCGCCCTTGGCGAGCGAGCGGTACGATCGCTGGCGAGAGGCGCTAAGCTAGCGGGTATCCCCATGAACACCGGAGAGGGCGGGTATCCTAAGTATCACCTTATGGAGGGATGTGATCTTATCTTTCAAATTGGAACGACTAAGTTTGGAGTACGAGACGAGGAAGGATTGCTGGACGATGCTAAGCTCAGATCGCTGGCTTCAATGGAGCAGATCAAGATGATTGAGATCAAGCTATCCCAAGGCGCTAAACCTGGTAAAGGAGGCTTGCTCCCAAAAGAGAAGATAACAGCTGAAATCAGCGAGTTGCGAGGTGTGCCTTTAGGATCGGATGTCGTTTCTCCAACCTTTCATCCCGAGTGCTCCTCTCCGTCAGCTACGGTGCAGTTTATCAAACGAGTTCAGGATGTGAGCGGCCTGCCCGTGGGGATCAAGCTGTGTCTTAGTAGCCCTGAAGAGTTTACGCTACTCGTATGCGAAATGAAACTACAGGAAGTCTTTCCGGATTTCATCACCCTAGATGGAGCGGAGGGAGGCACGGGAGCGGCCCCTAAGGCATTTCTAGACAAAGTGGGCACGCCTTTGTTGGACGCTCTTTGGCAGGTTAACTCAATTCTCGAGAGGGAGGGAGTACGTGGGCGATTAAAACTGAACGCCTCCGGGAAACTCGTCACACCCGCCAGTCAAATGTTAGCCTTCGCGTTGGGAGCTGACGCGGTCTACACTGCCCGAGGATTCATGATGGCGCTTGGTTGTATTCAAGCTCTACAATGCGGCAACAATACGTGCCCGATAGGGATTACAACGCACGATCCGAGACTTCAAAAGGGAATCGATATTGGGTCGAAGGCGCTGAGAGTCAAAAACTTCGTGGATAATGTAGAGCACGACCTCGAGGAGCTCCTAGCTTCCACCGGCAAGACGCGGTTTAATGATCTGAATACGGAGAATCTACACATTCCCAAATTGTCACAGTTGAGCGGATACGTGGAAGAAGCTCTTCAGGTAGAGACTAAACGTGCAAGCGAAAGCGATTCGCTGATTTCAGCCTGA
- a CDS encoding DoxX family protein translates to MKADTKTSGYTSVLSWIAQIVAAVIFAQTLFFKFAGAEESVYIFSTLGVEPWGRWLAGISELVAAGLLMHPRLSWLGAMVGVGVMLGAIASHLLVLGIEVQDDGGLLFSLALVATVACGMCIALRRSQWKPFGIRILEVIGSKRRAVY, encoded by the coding sequence ATGAAAGCTGATACTAAAACGTCTGGATATACTTCAGTTTTATCGTGGATCGCGCAGATTGTCGCTGCTGTGATTTTCGCTCAGACTCTGTTTTTCAAATTCGCCGGAGCAGAAGAGTCTGTTTATATATTTTCAACGCTTGGAGTTGAACCGTGGGGCAGGTGGCTCGCAGGAATTTCCGAGCTGGTGGCTGCGGGATTGCTGATGCATCCGAGATTGAGCTGGCTGGGGGCGATGGTGGGAGTCGGGGTTATGCTAGGGGCAATTGCATCGCACCTTCTCGTTTTGGGAATCGAAGTTCAAGACGATGGAGGTTTGCTCTTTTCGCTAGCGCTCGTGGCGACAGTTGCATGCGGCATGTGCATAGCGTTGAGACGCTCGCAATGGAAACCTTTCGGCATCCGTATTCTTGAAGTCATCGGAAGCAAGCGGAGAGCCGTGTATTGA
- a CDS encoding YHS domain-containing (seleno)protein, which translates to MKTHLNLYAALAVSIIPIVCNAQSDPVPAVDHRYINLEKGDLALSGYDPVSYFESSGPIQGSKAIEVVYEGVRYRFVNEANREAFESEPGRYLPEFGGWCAWAMLEGEQVDVNPETYRIYDGKLLLYYDGLFGDTLKKWNKKAESAPESELYQTAKTNWNKIVGR; encoded by the coding sequence ATGAAAACGCATCTTAATCTCTACGCCGCTTTGGCGGTTTCAATTATCCCGATTGTCTGCAACGCTCAATCGGATCCGGTACCCGCAGTGGATCACCGGTACATCAACCTCGAAAAAGGAGACTTGGCTCTCAGTGGTTACGATCCGGTCAGCTACTTCGAGTCAAGTGGTCCTATTCAGGGAAGCAAGGCGATCGAAGTCGTTTATGAGGGGGTTCGATATCGGTTTGTCAACGAAGCGAATCGCGAAGCATTCGAATCTGAGCCAGGGCGCTATCTTCCTGAATTCGGAGGCTGGTGCGCGTGGGCGATGCTAGAGGGCGAACAGGTTGACGTGAATCCGGAGACGTACCGGATCTACGATGGCAAGCTGCTGCTTTACTATGATGGTCTGTTTGGGGACACCTTGAAGAAATGGAATAAGAAAGCGGAATCCGCACCGGAATCGGAACTCTACCAAACAGCAAAAACTAACTGGAATAAGATCGTAGGACGCTAG
- a CDS encoding sigma 54-interacting transcriptional regulator → MPLPSSLSDPNRLEVLSRYNIAGADSEPRIDRIIELATSYFKVPIGIVSIVDQERSWFVSRKGISLTQVPNEPGLCATAFDHQGGYFIPDTLNDKLARHHSLVTGDQRIRFYAAAPLPTPDGYSLGTLCLLDREPRTFGENDMKQLTSFSKLVISELEFRINSRKIQELEERQKRLVNRLQEARDAAEESEERFRDLFDEAPIAYVHEDLESRFIRANRAAQRILGLSPDEAVGTIGKTLVANTTENQARLQSAFESIGKGTDTSGVVLEMRRKDNGEQIWIEWWSKPDPSGEFTRTMFIDVTERLRMQKANERLEAENQYLQEEIRREHNFGEVVGRSQSLCDALQQVERVAPTDSTVLLEGETGTGKELVARAIHQHSSRANHALVKVNCGAISAGLVESELFGHVKGAFTGAVNNRDGRFKVADKGTLFLDEVGELPLDTQVKLLRVLQEQEFEPIGSSATIKVDVRVIAATNRDLAEEVRKGKFRQDLYYRLNVFPIRIPSLREREGDIPLLTRFFLEKLAKRLNQPIKRVSREAMRQLESYDWPGNIRELQNVLERAVILTLGSELQIDPSPLDIPETSPQKPAISAVESEPLREKPETLKEMERKHIEATLVQTGWRIEGEKGAAKALGINPSTLRSRIAKLGIKRS, encoded by the coding sequence ATGCCTCTGCCATCCTCTCTCTCGGACCCTAATAGGCTAGAAGTCCTTTCTCGCTACAATATAGCAGGAGCCGACTCAGAGCCTAGGATCGATCGGATCATCGAGCTCGCAACGTCTTACTTCAAGGTTCCCATCGGCATCGTAAGCATTGTCGATCAAGAACGTTCCTGGTTCGTATCGAGAAAGGGCATCAGCCTGACTCAAGTTCCGAATGAACCAGGACTGTGCGCAACAGCGTTTGATCACCAAGGAGGGTACTTCATTCCCGACACTCTCAACGACAAACTCGCACGCCACCATTCTTTGGTTACAGGCGACCAACGTATTCGCTTCTACGCCGCCGCCCCTCTACCTACCCCAGATGGATACAGTCTTGGCACGCTATGCCTACTCGATCGCGAGCCTCGAACCTTCGGTGAGAATGATATGAAACAACTTACAAGCTTCTCGAAGCTGGTAATCAGCGAATTAGAATTTCGCATCAATTCTCGAAAAATCCAAGAATTAGAAGAAAGGCAAAAGCGCCTCGTCAACCGTCTACAAGAGGCCCGAGACGCCGCAGAGGAAAGCGAGGAACGATTTAGAGATTTGTTCGACGAAGCTCCGATCGCATATGTCCACGAAGACCTCGAGTCTCGATTTATCCGAGCCAATCGAGCCGCCCAGCGCATTCTCGGGCTAAGCCCCGACGAGGCGGTTGGCACCATTGGCAAAACGCTAGTAGCAAACACCACCGAAAACCAAGCTCGTCTGCAAAGCGCGTTCGAGTCCATCGGAAAAGGAACTGACACGAGCGGTGTCGTTCTGGAGATGCGGCGCAAGGACAACGGCGAACAGATCTGGATCGAATGGTGGTCAAAGCCGGACCCTAGTGGAGAGTTCACCCGCACCATGTTCATCGATGTGACCGAACGACTGCGGATGCAGAAAGCGAACGAGCGACTAGAAGCGGAAAACCAGTATCTTCAAGAAGAGATCAGGCGAGAGCACAATTTCGGTGAAGTTGTCGGGAGAAGCCAGAGTCTCTGCGATGCGCTGCAACAGGTAGAACGAGTTGCCCCAACGGACTCAACCGTTCTCCTGGAGGGTGAAACCGGTACTGGTAAAGAGCTGGTCGCGCGGGCAATCCACCAACACAGCAGTCGAGCCAATCATGCTCTGGTCAAAGTCAATTGTGGAGCGATCAGCGCAGGGTTGGTGGAAAGCGAACTTTTCGGCCACGTGAAAGGAGCCTTCACGGGTGCCGTGAACAACCGCGATGGACGCTTCAAAGTAGCTGACAAGGGAACTCTCTTTCTAGACGAGGTCGGCGAGCTGCCCTTGGATACTCAGGTAAAGCTGCTTCGCGTCCTGCAAGAGCAAGAGTTTGAACCCATTGGCTCAAGCGCAACGATCAAGGTGGATGTACGCGTCATTGCTGCCACCAATCGTGATCTCGCCGAAGAGGTTCGAAAAGGAAAATTTCGGCAAGACCTCTACTATCGTTTAAACGTATTCCCCATCCGGATACCCTCACTTCGGGAAAGAGAGGGAGATATCCCGCTCCTCACTCGGTTCTTCTTGGAAAAACTAGCCAAACGTCTAAATCAACCCATCAAACGCGTATCCAGAGAAGCAATGCGTCAGCTGGAAAGTTACGATTGGCCGGGAAATATTCGAGAACTGCAAAACGTTCTCGAACGAGCCGTTATTCTGACTCTCGGTTCCGAGTTGCAAATCGATCCCAGTCCTCTCGACATCCCGGAAACCTCACCCCAAAAGCCGGCCATTAGCGCTGTGGAGAGCGAACCACTTCGAGAAAAGCCCGAGACTCTGAAAGAAATGGAGCGAAAACACATCGAAGCGACTCTTGTTCAAACCGGATGGCGGATCGAGGGTGAAAAAGGGGCCGCGAAAGCGCTTGGAATCAATCCGAGCACCTTGCGAAGCCGCATAGCTAAGCTTGGCATCAAACGCAGCTAA
- a CDS encoding sigma 54-interacting transcriptional regulator, producing MNTQENDKSAAIEALKREINQRRKRKRTPSLNHPISLEIDQGILSAWRTANNSPRHLKHALHHEAFREASEAILILDERLRVIDANYAAFEWTGLDEALLIGAPWEQLFEGQAPAIEPLGPSQQSSLNVLLKKTDAQAPLNVDVSTSRFTHNKSTRYVSIIHDVTIHDRVECALRLVAAGTAHATGESFFKECVKNLAQATGVKWAMATEFTDDSRDQARTFAVWEGDGFAKDFSYETSNTPCELVLDGHVCHFENYMKDLFPLEKELVEFDINSYRGTPLFNSKGEVLGHLAIYDHQPLEETPELVSIMQIFTARASAELERMYADRALERQRKDLAHQVKTRTAEIERALAEVESLKNRLAEENLFLRNEITRTHKFDEIVGSDPKLMKVLEDVSRVAATEATVLVTGESGTGKELIARAIHQHSDRSDKPIIQINCGAISPSLVESELFGHMKGAFTGATENRPGRFELAHGGTLFLDEVGELPLDIQVKLLRVLQEGTFQRVGGKDTIKVDVRIVAATNRTLENEVAKGSFREDLFYRLNTFPIHLPALRERASDIPPLAHYFLERIKKKTAKPIEGFSEQAIELLRTHTWPGNIRELKNVVERAVIISDGPLIQVRHEHLRSDHPECDSNVITKSPRTFDDIAEIERNLITDTLEATHWKIEGANGAAKRLACAPSTLRDRMKRYGIRKS from the coding sequence ATGAACACTCAAGAAAACGATAAAAGCGCTGCAATCGAAGCCCTAAAGCGAGAGATAAACCAACGGCGAAAGCGAAAACGTACACCGTCCCTCAACCACCCGATCAGCCTCGAAATCGATCAGGGCATTCTATCCGCATGGCGCACTGCAAACAACTCTCCGCGTCACCTGAAACACGCGCTTCATCACGAAGCATTTCGCGAGGCCAGCGAAGCGATTCTCATTCTCGACGAGCGTCTTCGGGTTATCGACGCAAATTACGCTGCCTTCGAATGGACCGGTCTCGATGAAGCCCTATTGATCGGAGCGCCTTGGGAGCAGCTTTTTGAAGGCCAAGCGCCCGCCATCGAACCTCTTGGCCCCTCACAACAGTCATCGCTAAATGTGTTGTTAAAAAAGACGGACGCTCAAGCGCCGCTCAACGTTGATGTATCCACCAGTCGCTTCACTCACAATAAGAGCACGCGCTACGTATCCATAATCCATGACGTTACTATTCACGATCGAGTGGAATGCGCCCTCCGCCTCGTCGCAGCAGGTACGGCCCACGCGACAGGTGAGAGCTTCTTCAAGGAGTGCGTGAAGAACTTAGCCCAAGCCACCGGTGTCAAGTGGGCGATGGCAACCGAATTTACCGACGACAGCCGAGACCAAGCCCGCACCTTCGCAGTTTGGGAAGGCGATGGGTTTGCAAAGGACTTTTCCTACGAAACGTCGAATACGCCTTGCGAACTGGTCCTGGATGGCCACGTGTGCCACTTCGAAAACTACATGAAAGACCTTTTCCCTTTGGAAAAGGAACTAGTGGAGTTCGATATCAATAGCTACCGAGGCACACCGCTTTTCAACTCGAAAGGGGAGGTATTGGGACACCTCGCCATTTACGACCACCAGCCACTCGAGGAAACGCCGGAACTTGTATCCATAATGCAAATATTCACCGCTCGAGCGTCTGCCGAACTGGAGCGCATGTACGCGGATAGAGCCTTGGAGCGACAGCGGAAAGACCTCGCGCATCAAGTCAAAACGCGAACCGCCGAGATCGAACGAGCCCTCGCAGAAGTCGAATCCCTAAAAAATCGATTGGCAGAGGAAAATCTCTTTCTTCGAAACGAGATCACCAGGACACACAAGTTCGACGAAATCGTCGGCAGCGATCCGAAGCTCATGAAAGTCCTCGAAGATGTCTCCAGAGTAGCCGCGACCGAAGCGACCGTACTCGTCACAGGTGAGAGTGGCACCGGCAAGGAATTGATCGCTCGGGCGATCCATCAACATAGCGATCGCTCCGATAAGCCGATCATCCAGATAAACTGCGGAGCCATTTCGCCCAGTCTGGTCGAGAGCGAACTCTTCGGTCACATGAAAGGAGCCTTCACCGGCGCAACTGAGAATCGCCCCGGTCGCTTCGAACTCGCCCATGGTGGCACCTTGTTTCTCGACGAAGTTGGAGAGCTTCCCCTCGACATCCAAGTAAAGCTCCTGAGAGTTTTGCAAGAAGGCACCTTTCAACGAGTCGGTGGCAAGGACACGATCAAGGTCGATGTCCGCATCGTAGCTGCGACCAATCGCACATTGGAAAACGAAGTCGCTAAGGGTAGCTTCCGCGAGGATCTTTTCTATCGACTCAACACGTTCCCGATCCACCTACCCGCTCTCCGAGAAAGGGCCAGCGACATTCCGCCTTTGGCCCACTACTTTCTTGAACGCATAAAGAAGAAAACCGCCAAACCAATCGAAGGCTTCTCGGAACAAGCCATCGAACTCCTCAGGACGCACACTTGGCCAGGCAACATCCGGGAATTGAAAAACGTGGTCGAGCGGGCCGTCATCATTTCAGATGGCCCACTCATCCAAGTACGCCATGAGCATTTGAGAAGCGATCACCCAGAATGCGACTCGAACGTCATCACGAAGTCGCCTCGTACTTTCGACGACATCGCCGAGATTGAGCGTAACTTAATCACGGATACACTCGAAGCGACACATTGGAAGATCGAAGGCGCAAATGGTGCCGCGAAACGGCTTGCTTGCGCCCCGAGCACCCTACGCGACCGCATGAAACGCTACGGAATTCGAAAGAGCTAA
- a CDS encoding ferric reductase-like transmembrane domain-containing protein, with amino-acid sequence MKRQARILRSGWLLYAALCLPLVVVFIQAGQGNVEYLADPAKFLLEFMGKAAVVFLVVTMAVTPLRQLFPKSDLFKALAFRRRQLGIAVFVYALLHLLLYVPYIGSWEAFADEWSKLFILSGLVALALLLVLALTSNNWSVRKLGGKGWKRLHKLTYVAAALVIYHQVAQEKTGYRETLVYFGPLLALEAVRLGRWWKNRIPSVQSPSRETG; translated from the coding sequence ATGAAACGTCAGGCTCGGATTCTTAGAAGCGGGTGGCTTCTGTACGCAGCGCTTTGCCTGCCGTTGGTTGTGGTATTCATCCAGGCAGGACAGGGAAATGTCGAGTACCTCGCTGATCCTGCCAAGTTTCTGCTCGAGTTCATGGGCAAGGCGGCGGTGGTGTTTCTGGTCGTGACGATGGCGGTGACGCCGCTGCGACAGCTTTTTCCCAAGTCCGATCTTTTCAAAGCCCTCGCGTTTCGTCGCCGTCAGCTTGGCATCGCCGTTTTCGTTTACGCGCTACTGCACCTGCTGCTTTACGTGCCTTATATCGGATCCTGGGAGGCTTTCGCTGACGAGTGGAGCAAGCTCTTTATTCTATCAGGTCTCGTGGCGCTGGCGCTCTTGCTGGTTTTGGCGCTCACCAGCAACAATTGGTCGGTGCGCAAGCTTGGAGGCAAGGGGTGGAAACGTTTGCACAAACTGACGTATGTCGCGGCCGCATTGGTTATCTATCATCAAGTGGCCCAGGAAAAAACAGGCTATCGCGAAACGCTTGTTTATTTCGGGCCGTTGCTTGCGCTAGAGGCTGTCCGATTGGGGCGTTGGTGGAAAAACCGGATCCCATCGGTGCAGAGTCCGTCGCGTGAGACAGGATAG
- the msrP gene encoding protein-methionine-sulfoxide reductase catalytic subunit MsrP — protein sequence MLIHRKNNWEIAGSLVTSEADYLNRRRFLKAVGLGVGSLVGGNALWGATAGFPSEPNPNFLGKSLEPTPYDLITGYNNFYEFSYDKSGPAKLANKGWKTEPWSLEIAGMVDNPMTFDVNDLIRKMGGIEQRVYRLRCVEAWSMVVPWDGFALNKLVKLASPKSSAKYVKFVSFYNPEEAPGQRGGSIDWPYVEGLTIEEANNELAFLATGIYGKPIPNQNGAPIRLVVPWKYGFKSGKSIVRIEFTDTQPVNTWQALQPREYGFYANVNPKVDHPRWSQASERVIGGGFFGGRQPTLMFNGYEEQVGHLYEGLDLRKHF from the coding sequence ATGCTGATTCATAGGAAGAATAATTGGGAGATCGCTGGGTCTCTGGTGACAAGTGAAGCGGACTACTTAAATCGTCGTAGGTTTTTGAAGGCCGTGGGGCTCGGAGTTGGCTCGTTGGTGGGCGGAAATGCGCTTTGGGGAGCGACGGCAGGCTTTCCTAGCGAGCCTAATCCTAATTTCCTCGGCAAGTCCTTGGAGCCGACTCCGTATGATTTGATAACTGGATACAACAATTTCTACGAGTTTTCCTATGACAAGAGCGGTCCGGCTAAACTAGCGAACAAAGGTTGGAAGACTGAGCCGTGGTCCTTGGAAATCGCGGGAATGGTCGACAATCCAATGACGTTTGATGTTAACGACCTGATTCGGAAAATGGGAGGCATCGAGCAGCGCGTATATCGATTGCGCTGCGTCGAGGCCTGGTCGATGGTCGTGCCTTGGGACGGTTTCGCTCTGAATAAGTTAGTGAAGCTAGCGAGTCCCAAGTCGTCGGCGAAGTACGTCAAATTTGTCAGCTTTTACAATCCAGAGGAAGCTCCGGGGCAGCGAGGCGGGTCAATTGATTGGCCATATGTCGAGGGGCTCACGATCGAGGAGGCGAACAATGAGTTGGCGTTTCTGGCGACCGGAATTTACGGGAAGCCCATTCCAAACCAGAATGGCGCTCCGATTCGGCTGGTGGTCCCGTGGAAATATGGTTTCAAGAGTGGAAAGTCGATTGTGCGCATCGAGTTTACGGATACGCAGCCGGTGAATACGTGGCAAGCGTTGCAACCACGCGAATACGGGTTTTACGCGAACGTGAATCCCAAGGTCGATCATCCTCGGTGGTCTCAAGCGAGTGAACGAGTCATTGGTGGCGGCTTCTTTGGCGGTCGGCAACCGACGCTCATGTTCAATGGATACGAGGAGCAGGTTGGCCACTTGTACGAGGGCTTGGACCTTCGAAAGCATTTCTAG